In the genome of Tsukamurella paurometabola DSM 20162, the window GAACTACGTACGCCCGGGCTGCATGACGATCTGCTCCGCCTGTGGGTCGACAGCGAGGTCGCGCGGGTCACGGCGCTGCGTCTGTCCCAGAAGCTCGCATCCGGCCATCCAGGACCCGAGGGTGCCGCGATGAAGCTCTCCTTCGCGCGGCTCAACCAGAAGCTTTCCGGTCTCGAGCTGGAGTTGCTCGGCGAGGACGGACTGCGCTACGGCGACTGGACGATGGTGCGCCCCGACCGGGTCGACTTCTACGGTCGTGACGCCGGCTACCGATACCTGCGTGCCAAGGGAAATTCGATCGAGGGCGGTACCTCCGAGATCCTCAAGAACATCGTGGCGGAGCGGGTCCTGGGTCTGCCGCCGGAGCATCGCGTCGATAAAGACCTGCCGTGGAAGGACGTGCCCAAATGAGCTTGACCCCCGATCTGCTGCTGACCGACGTCGAGGAGGATCTGCGCTCGGCGGTCCGCGATCTGCTCGAACGGCGCAGCGTACCGTCGGATCTCATCGCCGCGTACGACGGTGCCCCCGTGCCCGGGATCGACGCCGAGCTCGCCGCGATGGGCGTGGCCGGGCTGCTCGTTCCGGAGCGGCTCGGCGGGGCCGAGGCCGGAGTCGCCGTCGCGGGCGTGGTGGCCGACGAGCTGGGGGCCGCGGCAGCATCGTCGTCGTTCCTCACCTCCGCGGGGATCGCGACCGCGGTGGCGCTCGCGGCGGGCGCGGACGACCTGGTTGAGCGGCTCGCTTCCGGTGCGGCCACGGCGGCTCTGGTCGTTCCCTTTTCCGTCGACCCGCACGGACCGCTCACGGGCGGTCCGGTGGCCGACGGGGCGATCACGGGCACCGTCCGCTCCGTGGCGGGCGCGATCGGGGCCGACGTCCTGTTGGTCTTGGGCGACGACGGTGCGCTGTACGCCCTCGATGCCGCGCGGACTCGTGTGAATCCGGTGTCCTCACTGGACATGACCCGTCAGGTCGCGGACGTGACCTTCGACGGGGCGCCGGGCACCCCTCTCACCGCCGACGGTGCCGCGGCCGTGCGTGCGGGCCTGCTGACCGGGGCGGCGTTGCTCGCCGCGGAACAGGCCGGAGTCGCGCGCTGGTGCGTGCGGACGACAGTCGGCTACCTCAAGGAACGCAGGCAATTCGGCCGGGTCGTCGGTGGGTTCCAGGCGCTCAAGCACCGGCTCGCCGAGCTCTACGCCGACACTGAATCCGCTGCGGCGATCTCCCGGTCCGCCACCGTTACCCTGGGCGATCTCGGGGCGGAGGATCCCGAGAGCGTCCTCGCGGTGGCCGTGGCCGCGGCGTATTGCTCCGACCTGGCCGTGCGCGCCGCCGAGGAGGCGGTGCAACTGCACGGCGGTATCGGTATGACCTGGGAGGCGCCGGTGCACCTGTATCTCAAGCGCGCCAAGGCAGATCAGATCGGTCTCGGGACCCCCGGTAAGCACCGTGCGGCCCTCGCCGGGCTCGCCGATGTGCCCGCCTGAGCGCGAACCACCCCAGGAGGGAGGAATCATGGGAGCCGTCCACACCGTCACGGGAGACGTCGATGCCGCCGAACTCGGCGTCACGCTGATGCACGAGCACCTCTTCGTGCTCACCCCCGATATCCAGCAGAACTATCCGGAAGATTTCGGCGACGAGGACGCCCGCATCGAGGACGCGATCGGCCAGTTGCGCAAGGCTTACGACGCGGGTGTGCGCACCATCGTCGATCCGACGGTGGTGGGCCTGGGGCGATACATTCCCCGCATCCAACGGATCGCTGATCGCACTCCGGTACGGATCGTCGCCGCCACCGGCGTGTACACCTACCGAGATCTACCGCGTTACTTCATGTACCGCGGACCGGCGCTCACCGCGATGACGGGCATCGACTTCCCGGATCCCATGGTGGACATGTTCGTCCGGGACATCACCGAGGGGATCGCGGACACCGGAGTGCGCGCCGGCATGCTCAAATGTGCCATCGACCGACATGGCCTCACCGAGGGTGTGGAACGCGTGATGCGGGCGGTGGCCAAGGCGCACCATGCCACCGGTGTGCCGATCACGGTGCACACGCATCCCGGGTCCGAGAGCGGTCTCATCGTCAAGCGCGTGATGTGCGATGAGGAGGGCGTCGACCCTGCTCGGATCGTGTTGGGGCACAGTGGTGATACCACCGATGTCGAGCACCTGTCCGCACTCGCCGACGCCGGGTTCACGCTGGGCTTCGACCGATTCGGGATCAACCTGGAGACCACCTTCGAGGCCCGCAACGACACCCTGATCGAGATGGTGCGCCGCGGCCATGCCGACCGGATCGTGATCTCGCAGGATGCCGCCTGCTACATCGATTGGATCGATCCGAACGTCAAATCCGGTATGACGCAGTGGCACTACACGCACGTCTTCGACGACGTCTTCCCCTATGTGCTCGAGCGCGGCGTGACGCAGGCTCAGATCGAGACCATGCTGGTGGATGTGCCGCGGCGTGTACTGGTGGGGCAGTAGCAGTGTCGTTCAACCTGGCGATCATGCTCCGCGAGTCTGCCGCTGCGACGCCCGAAGCGCCGCTGCTGTTCGCGGGCGACCGCGTGCTCAGCTACCGCGAGGTCGACGACTGCTCCGGCCGGGTCGCGTCGGCGTTGCTCGCTCGCGGTCTCGTGCCCGGCGACAAGGTCGCGGTGCAACTGCCCAACCTGCCCGAATTCGTGATGGCCTACTTCGGTGTGCTCAAAGCGGGCCTGACCATGGTTCCGCTGAATCCGTTGTTCACTGCGCGGGAAGTGGAGTACCACCTCGGCGACAGCGATTCGCGAGCGCTCATCACCTCCGATTCCTCGGCCGAGGCCGCGGGCGCCGGCGCCGCCGCCGCAGGCGTCGATGACGTCCTGGTCGTGTCCGAAAACGCCTCGATCCCACGGGGCGCCACTGCCTTCTCCGACCTGCTCGCTACCGCGGGCAGCGGCGAGATCCATCCCACTGCGTCGGACGATACCGCCGTCCTGTTGTATACCTCCGGAACCACTGGGCGGCCGAAGGGCGCCGAGCTCACCCACTTCGAGCTGTACATGAACTGCACCGTCGCGCCGCAACTGTTCGGGATGACGGCGGCGGACGTCGCGCTCGGCGTACTGCCGCTGTTCCACGTGTTCGGGTTGTCCAGTGTGCTCAACGCTGCTGTCCGGTACGGCGGGTCGGTCGCGTTGGTCCCGCGTTTCGAGGCCGCAGCGGTACTCGACGTGATGGAGCGACGCCGGGTGACCGTGCTGTCGGGAGTGCCCACCATGTACGTCGCGCTGCTCGGTGCCGGCCCCGGTGGTCGCGACCTGTCCGCGTTGCGCGCTGCGGTCTCGGGTGGGGCCTCGATTCCCGGCGGTGTGCTGCGAGGTTTCGAGGAGGCGTTCGGCGGGATCGCCGTGCTCGAGGGCTACGGTCTATCCGAGACGGCCAGCACCGCCACGTTCAACATCAGTGCCGACCAGCGCAAGGTGCTATCGATCGGCAAGCCGATCTGGGGTGTCCAGATGCGGATCGTCGACCCCGACGGTGTGGAACTGCCGCCGGGGGACGCTCACGTCGGCGAGGTGCTGGTCCGTGGCCACAACGTGATGAAGGGGTACTACAAGCGGCCCGAGGCGACCGCGGAGGCACTGCGCGACGGATGGCTGCATACCGGCGATCTCGGGTACCGCGACGAGGACGGATACTTCTTCATCGTCGATCGGCTCAAGGACTTGGTGATCCGCGGCGGCTACAACGTCTATCCGCGCGAGATCGAGGAGGTGCTCTACACCCACCCCGATGTCGTTGAGGCCGCGGTGGTCGGGCGGCCCGACGAGCGCCTCGGCGAGGAGGTCGAGGCCTTCGTGGTGCTCCGTCCCGGCTCGGCGACCGATACCGAGGCGCTGACCGCTTTCGCACGCGAGCGCCTGGCCGCGTACAAGTACCCGCGGTCATTCGTCATCCTTCCCGAACTGCCCAAGGGGGCCACCGGCAAGATCCTCAAGCGGGAGCTGCGCGCACCGCGGTGAGCTTCGGGGGCGCCCGCGAACCCGAGCCGAACGATGATCGTCGTCGCGAAGAACGGCGCCAATGGGCGAAATGGTCGTTTGCGAACCTTTTGACCTGCGTAAGCAGGCGCTTAGAAGTTTCGCGGAACTGGTTGACATGAACGTCAACGTCAATCATTCTATGTGTCGGGGGTCACATTCTCTTACATTCGGGAGTCACATGTCAGTCACGCCGTCCGCCGCGCTCGACGAGGGCGATCGCCGCAAATCCCACCGCAAGCTCCTCACCGCCGGGCTCGTCGGCAGCTCTATCGAGTGGTACGACTTTTTCGTCTACGGCACCGCTGCCGCTCTGGTCTTTCCGAAGGTCTTTTTCCCGAACGCGTCGCCGCTCGTGGCGACGCTGGCGGCGTTCAGCACCTTCTCG includes:
- a CDS encoding acyl-CoA dehydrogenase family protein, with amino-acid sequence MSLTPDLLLTDVEEDLRSAVRDLLERRSVPSDLIAAYDGAPVPGIDAELAAMGVAGLLVPERLGGAEAGVAVAGVVADELGAAAASSSFLTSAGIATAVALAAGADDLVERLASGAATAALVVPFSVDPHGPLTGGPVADGAITGTVRSVAGAIGADVLLVLGDDGALYALDAARTRVNPVSSLDMTRQVADVTFDGAPGTPLTADGAAAVRAGLLTGAALLAAEQAGVARWCVRTTVGYLKERRQFGRVVGGFQALKHRLAELYADTESAAAISRSATVTLGDLGAEDPESVLAVAVAAAYCSDLAVRAAEEAVQLHGGIGMTWEAPVHLYLKRAKADQIGLGTPGKHRAALAGLADVPA
- a CDS encoding phosphotriesterase family protein; its protein translation is MGAVHTVTGDVDAAELGVTLMHEHLFVLTPDIQQNYPEDFGDEDARIEDAIGQLRKAYDAGVRTIVDPTVVGLGRYIPRIQRIADRTPVRIVAATGVYTYRDLPRYFMYRGPALTAMTGIDFPDPMVDMFVRDITEGIADTGVRAGMLKCAIDRHGLTEGVERVMRAVAKAHHATGVPITVHTHPGSESGLIVKRVMCDEEGVDPARIVLGHSGDTTDVEHLSALADAGFTLGFDRFGINLETTFEARNDTLIEMVRRGHADRIVISQDAACYIDWIDPNVKSGMTQWHYTHVFDDVFPYVLERGVTQAQIETMLVDVPRRVLVGQ
- a CDS encoding long-chain-fatty-acid--CoA ligase, which encodes MSFNLAIMLRESAAATPEAPLLFAGDRVLSYREVDDCSGRVASALLARGLVPGDKVAVQLPNLPEFVMAYFGVLKAGLTMVPLNPLFTAREVEYHLGDSDSRALITSDSSAEAAGAGAAAAGVDDVLVVSENASIPRGATAFSDLLATAGSGEIHPTASDDTAVLLYTSGTTGRPKGAELTHFELYMNCTVAPQLFGMTAADVALGVLPLFHVFGLSSVLNAAVRYGGSVALVPRFEAAAVLDVMERRRVTVLSGVPTMYVALLGAGPGGRDLSALRAAVSGGASIPGGVLRGFEEAFGGIAVLEGYGLSETASTATFNISADQRKVLSIGKPIWGVQMRIVDPDGVELPPGDAHVGEVLVRGHNVMKGYYKRPEATAEALRDGWLHTGDLGYRDEDGYFFIVDRLKDLVIRGGYNVYPREIEEVLYTHPDVVEAAVVGRPDERLGEEVEAFVVLRPGSATDTEALTAFARERLAAYKYPRSFVILPELPKGATGKILKRELRAPR